From Nicotiana tabacum cultivar K326 chromosome 20, ASM71507v2, whole genome shotgun sequence, one genomic window encodes:
- the LOC107823393 gene encoding LOW QUALITY PROTEIN: potassium transporter 6 (The sequence of the model RefSeq protein was modified relative to this genomic sequence to represent the inferred CDS: inserted 1 base in 1 codon), whose protein sequence is MRRRYMDVIALVQRFGKPDIFLTMTCNPSWPEIQEHLLPTDEIQNRPDLISRVFRAKVEELKADIQKKNIFGKVATFMYTIVFQKRGLPHAHFLIILKDRYKLLTPQAYDKIVRAELPDRNTDPDLYKLVIKHMIHGPCGYLNPTNSCMEKKGKFVKYIYKYICKGHDKIAFSVHGNDTNIEINEIKEYQSARWVSPPEAAWRLFRFSISEMAPTVCHLQLHFEGQEFMTNKDAINLNLLYKEFPEYFVWSSTDKMWSHRKQRPAIGRIVTCHLTEGERYYLRLLLMNKETWRHTILLSFQTLGVVYGRLSTTPLYAFGSIHPHNVKSDQQIYELFSFAFWTLTIIPLLKYAFIVLKADDGGEGGTFALYSLLCRHAKVGLLPSDKSATEIMHHEEGTASKMKVDSRARRVIEKHKSSHYLLLFLALLGSCMIICDGVFTPAISVLSATSTLRXSLSKLVYQFNSSENTRDSVDKYLMKYLPVPAACAILVSLFMLQRYGTNRISFIFAPIVIIWLMFISGMGLYNIICCPKILSAISPTYMFRFVKKIDITSWKLLSSIVLCIAGSEAMFADLGHFSKRSIKVTFVFLIYPALVLCYAGQAAFVSHHLGTSDDVAHLSESLPSIGLQHIFTVLSLFASLVGSQATITASFSIINQCQALGCFPRVKVIHTSDKIHGQVYIPDSNWILMVLSLAILIGFRDISALGNATGLAIICGMLVTTCLMSLVIALQWEKTLFLSAFFLLFFGSIEAVYLSSCFLNFFKGAWCLLVLSSIFMIIMISWHYGTVKKYKFDVENKVAVDWLTDLSPGLGVSRVPGIGFIYTDIVAGIPAFFSHFITNLPAFHEVLIFVSFKSVPVPHVSQNGRYLIGRIGHKEYKIYRCIVRYGYCDNVRDTDDFEDQIISSIGEFIAREDGDHETFTSPEGRMILLGSQVTEGNVLIAVPAGSEHCETAVSVADIETQRSPLLDPSPAASAKKKKVRFMLPPSSPKMNPSLRKELQELVDARESGTAYFIGQSHLTVRKGSNYMKQFLVMAYVFLDKNCREHPVALNIPHAALLEVGMVYTI, encoded by the exons ATGCGTCGAAGATATATGGATGTTATTGCATTGGTACAACGTTTTGGAAAGCCCGACATATTTTTAACAATGACTTGCAATCCTTCTTGGCCTGAAATACAAGAACATTTATTGCCAACAGATGAGATCCAAAATAGACCCGATTTAATAAGTAGAGTATTTAGAGCAAAAGTAGAAGAACTTAAAGCAGATATTcagaaaaagaatatttttggaAAGGTTGCAACTTTTATGTATACTATCGTGTTTCAGAAACGCGGTCTTCCACATGCTCATTTCCTTATTATACTCAAAGATAGATACAAATTACTCACTCCACAAGCTTATGATAAAATTGTTCGTGCTGAATTACCTGATCGCAACACAGACCCTGATCTATATAAACTTGTAATTAAACACATGATTCATGGACCTTGTGGCTATTTAAATCCTACAAATTCTTGCATGGAAAAGAAGGGAAAAT TTGTcaaatatatttataaatatatttgTAAAGGACATGACAAAATTGCTTTTTCTGTGCATGGTAATGAtacaaatatagaaataaatgaaattaaagaATACCAATCTGCAAGATGGGTTTCCCCACCCGAGGCCGCATGGCGTTTGTTTAGATTTTCCATAAGTGAAATGGCTCCAACTGTTTGCCACCTTCAGCTACATTTTGAAGGACAAGAATTTAT GACTAACAAAGATGCTATAAATCTCAATTTACTGTATAAAGAGTTTCCTGAATATTTTGTGTGGTCATCAACTGACAAAATGTGGTCACATCGAAAACAACGTCCAGCTATTGGACGTATTGTAACATGTCATCTGACAGAAGGAGAAAGATATTATCTTAGATTACTTCTAATGAAC AAAGAGACATGGAGGCATACGATTCTGCTATCATTTCAAACCCTCGGAGTAGTGTATGGTCGCTTAAGTACCACCCCCTTGTATGCATTTGGATCTATTCATCCTCACAACGTCAAATCTGATCAGCAGATATATGAACTCTTCTCCTTTGCTTTTTGGACTTTAACAATCATTCCCTTGTTGAAATATGCCTTTATAGTATTGAAGGCTGATGATGGTGGAGAAG GTGGTACATTCGCGTTGTATTCCCTACTTTGTAGGCATGCCAAGGTAGGGCTGCTTCCAAGTGATAAAAGTGCTACTGAGATTATGCATCACGAGGAAGGAACTGCTTCTAAGATGAAAGTGGACTCAAGGGCTAGAAGGGTAATTGAAAAACACAAAAGCAGCCATTACTTGCTGTTGTTTTTGGCTTTGCTTGGTTCTTGTATGATAATCTGTGATGGAGTTTTTACGCCTGCTATTTCAG TTTTATCGGCAACATCAACTCTCA GTTCATTATCAAAATTGGTATATCAGT TTAACTCTTCAGAGAACACAAGAGACTCGGTTGACAAGTATTTAATGAAAT ATTTACCAGTTCCTGCAGCATGTGCCATCTTGGTTTCCCTTTTCATGTTGCAACGGTATGGGACCAACAGAATCAGCTTCATCTTTGCTCCAATTGTCATTATATGGCTCATGTTTATCAGTGGCATGGGTCTGTACAATATCATCTGCTGTCCCAAAATCCTTAGTGCGATATCTCCAACATACATGTTTAGGTTTGTTAAGAAAATAGACATCACAAGTTGGAAACTTCTAAGCAGCATTGTCTTATGCATAGCGG GTTCAGAGGCAATGTTTGCCGATTTAGGTCATTTTTCAAAGAGATCCATCAAG GTCACTTTTGTCTTTTTGATATATCCAGCCCTTGTTTTGTGTTATGCTGGTCAAGCAGCTTTCGTTTCCCACCACTTAGGAACTTCAGATGATGTTGCTCATCTTAGTGAATCTCTGCCTTCTA TTGGCCTTCAGCATATCTTCACCGTTCTGTCCCTTTTTGCTTCCCTCGTGGGTAGCCAAGCAACCATTACGGCAAGTTTTTCCATCATAAACCAGTGCCAAGCACTTGGTTGTTTCCCCAGAGTAAAAGTCATCCACACATCAGATAAGATACATGGACAGGTTTATATTCCTGATTCAAACTGGATACTCATGGTCCTTAGCCTGGCAATCTTGATTGGTTTCCGTGACATATCCGCTCTAGGCAATGCTACAG GTCTAGCCATTATTTGTGGAATGCTAGTGACAACTTGCCTTATGTCACTTGTAATAGCACTACAGTGGGAGAAGACTCTGTTTCTGTCTGCATTCTTTTTGTTATTCTTCGGTTCCATTGAGGCCGTATACCTTTCCTCATGTTTCTTGAACTTTTTCAAGGGAGCTTGGTGCCTTCTTGTTTTATCATCAATTTTCATGATAATCATGATCTCTTGGCACTATGGTACTGTAAAAAAGTATAAATTTGACGTAGAGAACAAGGTGGCGGTCGATTGGCTGACAGACCTTAGCCCTGGCCTTGGAGTTTCTAGAGTGCCAGGCATTGGGTTCATTTATACCGATATTGTAGCAGGAATCCCTGCTTTCTTCTCCCACTTCATTACCAACCTTCCTGCATTTCATGAGGTGCTGATCTTTGTGTCCTTCAAGTCTGTGCCAGTGCCACATGTTTCCCAAAATGGACGATATCTCATTGGCAGGATCGGCCATAAGGAATATAAAATCTATCGTTGCATTGTTCGATATGGATATTGTGACAATGTAAGGGATACTGATGATTTCGAGGATCAGATTATTAGCTCAATAGGCGAATTCATTGCCCGAGAGGATGGAGATCATGAAACATTCACTTCACCAGAGGGCAGGATGATCCTTTTGGGAAGCCAAGTAACTGAAGGGAATGTACTGATTGCAGTGCCTGCAGGATCTGAACACTGTGAAACTGCTGTATCTGTGGCAGATATTGAAACTCAAAGAAGCCCATTGCTCGATCCATCACCAGCAGCCAGTGCGAAAAAGAAGAAAGTTCGATTCATGTTGCCTCCAAGTAGTCCTAAAATGAATCCATCGCTAAGGAAAGAACTCCAAGAACTTGTTGATGCCAGGGAAAGTGGCACTGCTTATTTCATTGGCCAATCACATTTAACAGTTCGCAAGGGCTCGAATTATATGAAACAATTTCTTGTCATGGCGTATGTATTTCTGGACAAGAACTGCCGAGAGCATCCAGTTGCATTGAATATCCCTCATGCTGCTCTTTTGGAGGTTGGCATGGTGTATACAATATGA
- the LOC107759923 gene encoding uncharacterized protein LOC107759923 — protein MSRNIDTLNLHQKAKRNAEERIADRNLRRRTRYAQMSPERKQLFLSQLRDKRAESKKQTLLQQSSNIIVSSVEVDSQPRKQSALTISNPSLHLQEGTSGDINNVNLHQKTKRNAEERIPDRNLCRRTRYAQMSPERKQWFLSQLRDKRAESIKQRLLQHSSTTVSSLEVDCRHQKGSALTITNPSLHLQEAGTSGNINNVNLPQKAKRNAEERIADRNLRRHTRYEQMSPERKQLFLSQLRDKRAELKKQRVLQHSSNTVSSLEVDIRPQKRSGLTITNPLSHLQEVISHIGHVSVATNTLLASNKGKRILDYFSIFEIGSTSGTYDDDAAENTFNFQSYFKER, from the exons ATGTCTAGAAACATAGATACTCTGAATTTACATCAGAAGGCTAAAAGGAATGCGGAAGAACGAATTGCTGATAGAAATTTGCGCCGTCGTACTAGATATGCACAAATGTCACCCGAAAGAAAACAATTATTTTTGTCCCAACTACGAGATAAAAGAGCTGAATCGAAAAAACAAACACTCCTTCAACAGTCAAGTAATATAATAGTCTCATCTGTCGAAGTTGATAGCCAACCTCGAAAGCAAAGTGCTCTTACAATTTCCAATCCTTCATTACACCTCCAAGAAG GAACATCTGGAGACATAAATAATGTAAATTTACATCAGAAGACTAAAAGGAATGCGGAAGAACGAATTCCTGATAGAAATTTATGTCGTCGTACTAGATATGCACAAATGTCACCTGAGAGAAAACAATGGTTTTTGTCCCAACTACGAGACAAAAGAGCTGAATCGATAAAACAAAGACTCCTTCAACATTCAAGTACTACAGTCTCATCTCTGGAAGTTGATTGCAGACATCAAAAGGGAAGCGCTCTTACAATTACCAATCCTTCGTTACACCTTCAAGAAG CAGGAACATCTGGAAACATAAATAATGTCAATTTACCTCAAAAAGCTAAAAGGAATGCGGAAGAACGAATTGCTGATAGAAATTTGCGTCGTCATACTAGATATGAGCAAATGTCACCTGAGAGAAAACAATTATTTTTGTCCCAATTGCGAGATAAAAGAGCTGAATTGAAAAAACAAAGAGTCCTTCAACATTCAAGTAATACAGTCTCATCTCTGGAAGTTGATATCCGACCTCAAAAGCGAAGCGGTCTTACAATTACCAATCCTTTGTCGCACCTTCAAGAAG TTATTTCGCATATAGGTCACGTTTCTGTAGCTACAAATACGTTACTTGCTTCGAACAAAGGAAAACGTATACTTGATTATTTCTCTATCTTTGAAATAG GATCAACATCAGGTACATATGATGATGATGCTGCAGAAAACACTTTTAACTTCCAAAGTTACTTCAAAGAGAG GTAG